The proteins below are encoded in one region of Homo sapiens chromosome 2, GRCh38.p14 Primary Assembly:
- the TNP1 gene encoding spermatid nuclear transition protein 1, which translates to MSTSRKLKSHGMRRSKSRSPHKGVKRGGSKRKYRKGNLKSRKRGDDANRNYRSHL; encoded by the exons ATGTCGACCAGCCGCAAATTAAAGAGTCATGGCATGAGGAGGAGCAAGAGCCGATCTCCTCACAAGGGAGTCAAGAGAGgtggcagcaaaagaaaataccgTAAGGGCAACCTGAAAAGTAGGAAACGGGGCGATGACG CCAATCGCAATTACCGCTCCCACTTGTGA